A window of Pelomonas sp. SE-A7 genomic DNA:
AGGGGCCGTGGGCTACCTGCTCAAGCCGCTGGACCCGGCGCGCATGGCCAAGACCCTGCTGCGCCTGAAGGAGCGGCTGAGCCAGCCGCCGGCCGACCTGCGCGGCCTGGATGCGCTGGCCGGCGCCCGCAACAACGGCGCCACTGAACAGCTGCGCTGGATCACGGTGCAGCGCGGCCGCGAGCTGCAGCTGATCGCGGTGGACGACGTCATCTACTTCCGCGCCGACAACAAGTACGTGGCCGTGATCACGGCCGACACCGAGGCCCTGATCTCGGTGCCACTGAAGGACCTGGTCCAGCGCCTGGACGGCGAGCATTTCTGGCAGGTGCACCGCTCGACCATCGTCAACGCCCACGCGATCAAGTCGGTCAGCCGCTCGCTCAGCGGCAAGCTGCGCATCGCGCTGAAGAACCGGCCCGAGACGCTGGAGGTCAGCCCGACGTTTTCGGGGCGGTTCAAGCAGCTCTAGCCTCGGGCGGTTACTGCCTCAGGTCCCACAGCACATTGACGATCAGCCAGCGGCCGTCGTCGGTCTCGACCAGGTGCATGTAGTCGATCCAGCCCTCGGCATCGAGGCGCACGCTGGCCGTGCCCTGGAAGATGTCGAGGATGCGCAGCTCGCGGCGCGAAGTCTTGTCTTCCTTGGCCGGACGCTGGCGGGTGGACTGGGTCAGCGTCATGGCGCTCATCTGCTGCAGGCGCCGGCGGCCGTCGGGGCCCTTCATCATCACCCGCTTGGCCAGCTCGGGATGGA
This region includes:
- a CDS encoding LytTR family DNA-binding domain-containing protein; this translates as MTRILIAEDETLLAAEIREELLRQWPEAEVLAMARDGHEALNLVEQLQPEVCFLDVQMPGLSGLEVAQLIGRRAHVVFITAHERYAIQAFDEGAVGYLLKPLDPARMAKTLLRLKERLSQPPADLRGLDALAGARNNGATEQLRWITVQRGRELQLIAVDDVIYFRADNKYVAVITADTEALISVPLKDLVQRLDGEHFWQVHRSTIVNAHAIKSVSRSLSGKLRIALKNRPETLEVSPTFSGRFKQL
- a CDS encoding nuclear transport factor 2 family protein; this encodes MKRRNIMALGAAVAGLAADPALAAEGEREAAIRRTAMDYIEGWYTGDAARMERSLHPELAKRVMMKGPDGRRRLQQMSAMTLTQSTRQRPAKEDKTSRRELRILDIFQGTASVRLDAEGWIDYMHLVETDDGRWLIVNVLWDLRQ